From Mya arenaria isolate MELC-2E11 chromosome 1, ASM2691426v1, a single genomic window includes:
- the LOC128239902 gene encoding mitochondrial ribosome-associated GTPase 1-like isoform X2 produces MKKGVEQIQASLHNIDGVLEIHDARIPFSGRNNQLRDVFHVRPHVLVLNKSDLADLSRKKEIEEKLYSQGINHVQFTASLAKDIFKVIRKDIVPILLKDIQSRPRFRPDIHNHYNIMVIGVPNVGKSTMLNKLRESYTKQGKGAAVGASPGVTRSVMNKVRVNFDPDMYVVDTPGILSPKIGSVDTGMRLCLCDSIPNRLMGEDHIVDYMLYWLNKHHNFKYVKYYDLKEPCDDVMDFLAQIAIKNQFVMKTKELTHSGGLQYRLNFVRAATFVLKDFQRGNLGKIMLDDDYLDF; encoded by the coding sequence ATGAAGAAAGGTGTGGAACAGATCCAAGCCTCGCTTCACAACATCGATGGAGTGCTGGAGATCCATGATGCCAGAATCCCTTTCTCAGGCAGAAACAATCAGCTGCGAGATGTCTTTCACGTCAGGCCCCATGTTTTGGTTCTGAATAAGAGTGACTTGGCTGATCTGTCAAGGAAGAAGGAGATTGAAGAGAAACTATATAGCCAGGGCATAAACCATGTCCAGTTTACTGCTAGTTTGGCAAAGGACATATTCAAAGTTATAAGAAAGGATATAGTGCCGATATTGTTAAAAGATATTCAGTCACGTCCAAGGTTTAGGCCGGATATCCATAACCATTATAACATTATGGTGATTGGTGTTCCAAATGTTGGCAAGTCAACCATGCTGAATAAGTTGCGTGAGTCTTATACAAAGCAGGGGAAAGGTGCAGCAGTTGGGGCATCACCAGGAGTAACTAGATCTGTGATGAACAAAGTGCGTGTTAATTTTGATCCAGACATGTATGTGGTGGACACTCCAGGAATTCTCAGCCCAAAGATTGGTAGCGTTGATACCGGCATGAGATTGTGTCTTTGTGATTCAATCCCAAACAGACTGATGGGAGAAGATCATATTGTCGACTACATGCTCTACTGGCTAAATAAGCAccacaattttaaatatgtgaaGTACTATGATTTGAAAGAGCCATGTGATGATGTGATGGATTTTCTGGCTCAGATTGCTATTAAGAACCAGTTTGTGATGAAAACTAAGGAACTTACACACTCCGGTGGCCTTCAGTATCGACTGAATTTTGTGAGAGCAGCTACATTTGTATTGAAAGACTTTCAGAGGGGCAATTTGGGCAAGATAATGTTAGATGATGATTATTTAGATTTTTGA
- the LOC128239902 gene encoding mitochondrial ribosome-associated GTPase 1-like isoform X1: MARRSAQISLKLRDKFVFQNKANVQWFPGHMKKGVEQIQASLHNIDGVLEIHDARIPFSGRNNQLRDVFHVRPHVLVLNKSDLADLSRKKEIEEKLYSQGINHVQFTASLAKDIFKVIRKDIVPILLKDIQSRPRFRPDIHNHYNIMVIGVPNVGKSTMLNKLRESYTKQGKGAAVGASPGVTRSVMNKVRVNFDPDMYVVDTPGILSPKIGSVDTGMRLCLCDSIPNRLMGEDHIVDYMLYWLNKHHNFKYVKYYDLKEPCDDVMDFLAQIAIKNQFVMKTKELTHSGGLQYRLNFVRAATFVLKDFQRGNLGKIMLDDDYLDF, encoded by the coding sequence GTCATATGAAGAAAGGTGTGGAACAGATCCAAGCCTCGCTTCACAACATCGATGGAGTGCTGGAGATCCATGATGCCAGAATCCCTTTCTCAGGCAGAAACAATCAGCTGCGAGATGTCTTTCACGTCAGGCCCCATGTTTTGGTTCTGAATAAGAGTGACTTGGCTGATCTGTCAAGGAAGAAGGAGATTGAAGAGAAACTATATAGCCAGGGCATAAACCATGTCCAGTTTACTGCTAGTTTGGCAAAGGACATATTCAAAGTTATAAGAAAGGATATAGTGCCGATATTGTTAAAAGATATTCAGTCACGTCCAAGGTTTAGGCCGGATATCCATAACCATTATAACATTATGGTGATTGGTGTTCCAAATGTTGGCAAGTCAACCATGCTGAATAAGTTGCGTGAGTCTTATACAAAGCAGGGGAAAGGTGCAGCAGTTGGGGCATCACCAGGAGTAACTAGATCTGTGATGAACAAAGTGCGTGTTAATTTTGATCCAGACATGTATGTGGTGGACACTCCAGGAATTCTCAGCCCAAAGATTGGTAGCGTTGATACCGGCATGAGATTGTGTCTTTGTGATTCAATCCCAAACAGACTGATGGGAGAAGATCATATTGTCGACTACATGCTCTACTGGCTAAATAAGCAccacaattttaaatatgtgaaGTACTATGATTTGAAAGAGCCATGTGATGATGTGATGGATTTTCTGGCTCAGATTGCTATTAAGAACCAGTTTGTGATGAAAACTAAGGAACTTACACACTCCGGTGGCCTTCAGTATCGACTGAATTTTGTGAGAGCAGCTACATTTGTATTGAAAGACTTTCAGAGGGGCAATTTGGGCAAGATAATGTTAGATGATGATTATTTAGATTTTTGA